A window from Pseudomonas sp. MRSN 12121 encodes these proteins:
- a CDS encoding aldose 1-epimerase family protein, with the protein MTPLRLLVALSAFTAASHAMAWDYVLLDTDKAAQDFHITSAQLGVKPAQPFSVSLRTLHGGRQEGVSIVDIDNGAMKLSVVPTRGMNVLQASVGEVRLGWDSPVKEVVNPAFIELNGRGGLGWLEGFNELVTRCGYEWVGHPGLDNGELLTLHGRAANIPASKVTLHIDEQPPYAISLRGELKEQAFKKVDFSVATELVTEPGSSGFALNDTLTNNGDYPKEYQVLYHSNFSTPFLEEGAKFAAPVRQVSPFNDKAKADLATWQTYRGPTRDYDETVYNVVPYADANGETLTALHNKAGNLGVAVSFNTRQLPVFSLWKNTDTRGQGYVTGLEPGTSFSYNRRYQRPLNLVPTIGAKEQRQFQIRYHLLADKAAVDKTLAAIERIQDGRQTEVRPTPLVDLSKE; encoded by the coding sequence ATGACTCCGCTCCGACTGCTGGTCGCTCTCTCTGCATTCACCGCCGCTTCCCACGCCATGGCCTGGGACTATGTCCTGCTCGATACCGACAAGGCCGCCCAGGATTTCCACATCACCAGTGCGCAGTTGGGGGTGAAGCCCGCCCAGCCGTTCTCGGTCAGCCTGCGCACCCTGCATGGCGGACGCCAGGAAGGGGTGAGCATTGTCGATATCGACAACGGCGCGATGAAGCTCTCGGTGGTGCCGACCCGTGGCATGAATGTCTTGCAGGCCTCTGTCGGCGAGGTTCGCCTGGGCTGGGATTCGCCGGTCAAGGAGGTGGTCAACCCGGCCTTCATCGAGCTCAATGGCCGTGGCGGCCTGGGTTGGCTGGAGGGCTTCAACGAACTGGTGACCCGCTGCGGCTACGAATGGGTCGGGCACCCCGGCCTGGATAACGGCGAGCTGCTGACGTTGCACGGCCGCGCGGCGAACATTCCGGCGAGCAAGGTCACCCTGCATATCGATGAGCAACCGCCCTACGCCATCAGCCTGCGCGGCGAGCTCAAGGAGCAGGCGTTCAAGAAGGTCGACTTCTCGGTGGCCACCGAGCTGGTGACCGAACCGGGCAGCAGCGGTTTTGCCTTGAACGACACCCTGACCAACAACGGTGACTATCCGAAGGAATACCAGGTGCTGTACCACAGTAATTTCAGTACGCCATTCCTTGAAGAGGGCGCGAAATTCGCGGCGCCGGTGCGCCAGGTATCGCCCTTCAATGACAAGGCCAAGGCCGATCTCGCGACCTGGCAGACCTATCGCGGCCCGACGCGGGACTACGACGAGACCGTGTACAACGTGGTGCCCTATGCCGATGCCAATGGCGAGACCTTGACGGCGTTGCACAACAAGGCCGGCAACCTCGGCGTGGCGGTGAGCTTCAATACCCGGCAACTGCCGGTGTTCTCCCTGTGGAAAAACACCGACACCCGGGGCCAGGGCTATGTGACCGGCCTGGAACCCGGCACCAGCTTTTCCTATAACCGCCGCTACCAGCGCCCGTTGAACCTGGTGCCGACCATCGGCGCCAAGGAGCAGCGGCAGTTCCAGATCCGCTACCACCTGCTGGCCGACAAGGCGGCTGTGGATAAAACCCTGGCCGCCATCGAGCGGATCCAGGACGGCCGGCAAACCGAAGTGCGGCCGACCCCGTTGGTGGACCTGAGCAAGGAGTGA
- a CDS encoding SrfA family protein, giving the protein MRGALLRSGKSGSFTALGETGQPVYRAALQLREAIRRKNPDMVDHLAIPQSDELGNQIDWYSGMPGDVIPWSSATEEERAPARVQLAALKTALEELSQRFLGSDPAEQQGDKAVFGKLLKRVIHFPDENFVYLVNGKPVLTFWGFEHADADRNRDPLHSLQAPAPAAPITPVAPPLAAAAAVAAPVVARPWWRRWWWLLPLLLLLLLLLLFGLRGCIPGVPLVTLPVLGTQPAEPVVEAPLDTTVVPTVNGVVTPGTAVVGSGANLGTTEVPVTGETHEAATPADIKVDPEAPSSVQTPNDPAQDSTATPPETPPATPETPAETPTQPPALTPPGPALSIPANSADGVADFLNGQFRAGAGIQDRRTGKPLRLEYQFKDGKGQVTVRRANGVNCTGPVTAAMNKGSLSIDSQGQAVCGDGSTYDMPKVDCRPGATSVADCTGGYGNDKFPLSIRQTGE; this is encoded by the coding sequence ATGCGCGGGGCACTATTACGCAGCGGTAAAAGCGGGTCATTCACAGCCCTGGGCGAAACAGGTCAGCCGGTCTACCGGGCAGCCCTGCAACTGCGCGAAGCCATTCGCCGCAAGAACCCCGACATGGTCGACCACCTGGCCATTCCGCAAAGCGACGAGCTGGGCAACCAGATCGACTGGTACAGCGGCATGCCCGGCGATGTCATCCCCTGGAGCAGCGCCACCGAAGAGGAGCGCGCTCCTGCCCGCGTCCAGCTCGCGGCCCTGAAAACCGCGCTCGAAGAACTGAGCCAGCGCTTCCTCGGCAGCGATCCCGCCGAGCAGCAAGGCGACAAGGCGGTCTTCGGCAAGCTGCTCAAGCGCGTTATCCATTTCCCCGACGAAAACTTCGTCTACCTGGTGAACGGCAAACCGGTGCTGACCTTCTGGGGTTTCGAGCACGCCGACGCCGATCGTAATCGCGACCCGCTGCACAGCCTGCAAGCGCCTGCCCCAGCTGCGCCGATTACCCCCGTTGCCCCGCCCCTGGCCGCCGCGGCTGCCGTAGCAGCGCCCGTCGTCGCTCGCCCCTGGTGGCGGCGCTGGTGGTGGCTGCTGCCGTTGCTCCTGCTGCTTCTGCTCCTGCTTCTGTTCGGCCTGCGCGGCTGCATCCCGGGCGTGCCGCTGGTGACATTACCGGTGCTCGGCACCCAGCCCGCAGAACCTGTGGTCGAGGCGCCCCTGGACACCACCGTCGTGCCCACGGTCAACGGCGTGGTCACGCCCGGCACGGCCGTGGTCGGCAGCGGCGCCAACCTGGGCACCACCGAGGTGCCAGTCACCGGTGAGACGCACGAGGCCGCGACGCCGGCCGACATCAAGGTCGATCCAGAGGCCCCGTCGAGCGTACAAACGCCGAACGACCCGGCACAGGACTCCACCGCCACGCCACCCGAAACCCCGCCGGCCACACCTGAAACGCCGGCCGAGACGCCAACCCAACCCCCGGCGCTAACGCCGCCAGGGCCTGCCTTGAGCATTCCGGCCAACAGCGCCGACGGCGTGGCCGACTTCCTCAACGGCCAGTTCCGTGCGGGCGCCGGTATCCAGGATCGTCGCACCGGCAAGCCGCTGCGCCTGGAATACCAGTTCAAGGACGGCAAGGGCCAGGTCACCGTGCGCCGCGCCAATGGCGTCAACTGCACCGGCCCGGTCACCGCGGCCATGAATAAAGGCAGCCTGTCCATCGACAGCCAGGGCCAGGCCGTCTGTGGCGACGGCAGCACCTACGACATGCCAAAGGTCGATTGTCGGCCAGGCGCGACCAGCGTCGCGGACTGCACCGGCGGTTATGGAAATGACAAATTCCCCTTGTCCATACGGCAGACGGGCGAATAA
- a CDS encoding virulence factor SrfB, with product MLPEVTQFEDTVTLVSDTGIQFMDFALRLDPRKEPAGEFAPMISGLVCRLLYNEAKDFYFYEPEPEKIEKTKPVFSVDMKSSLDLLDGVWLPIPFFRFMPPHRFDEGPSNWSRMRLVKLPAPDIDGNTHRLTLAFDSRVMPKREGTAYLAPNEEDISSGVSFRLAGQARELRWFLAQPWVNEWLLEVFNEGNTHRSREELDIDIRANHHLAHYLNVLSLLDKPTAAQQSDKPPKVEIPELKVVANGSNGLVKPIPVDLVLDVGNSRTCGILIENHGQAGSGLKQNYVLELRDLITPEHTYNQPFESRVEFSQAYFGKDHCSVKSGRHDAFQWATIARVGSEAGRLASRRRGTEGSTGLSSPKRYLWDENAYGHGWRFNCAYVKTDNEPYATAAPFSHLINETGEALYALDEDDRLPVFMPRYSRSSLMTFMLAEVLAQALSQINSPAQRSRQGHTRVPRQLNSVTLTVPPGMPQAERSILNERMLQAIGLVWKSLGWHAGEEDPHQDESHKARTPIPSIRVEWDEASCGQLVYLYTEVNENFAGHPEEFFDTIARPDKTDRERITLATIDIGGGTTDLVITDYRLDRAGNMGSGSNVHIVPEQRFRDGFKVAGDDILLDVIQDFILPSFEKALRNAGVHAPDSLMSRLCGGETVSVQDEILRQQLNLQVFVPLGLALLKAYEHYDPQDQADVVIHSYRDLLGDNAIGQTVLDYVNSAVRREVGGQSTFDLYQASIGFDLQRLHGAFLNDQINISKILGALCEVVAHYPCDVLLLTGRPSRLPGVLAYIRKVLPLPPGRILALQNYRTGGWYPFHKNGRIDDPKSTASVGAMLCLLCANHSMPNFYFRSSALKPYSTVKHIGIIDQNNVIKDADVLYRDIQSEDNKIKLPVIGTGDEADTPQLEMRGDLRLGFRQLAAERWAASPLYTLSFTPAGRDKFSRAIGENGEAPLLKVRFEVKGPDKHTRKHGLVSDRLSVSGIESNSNNVSFNPRSDLKLELNTLLDASLSETKYWLDSGSVKRK from the coding sequence ATGTTGCCTGAAGTCACCCAATTCGAAGATACCGTCACCCTCGTCAGCGACACCGGCATCCAGTTCATGGACTTTGCCCTGCGCCTCGATCCGCGCAAGGAGCCGGCCGGCGAGTTCGCCCCGATGATCAGCGGGCTGGTCTGCCGCCTGCTGTACAACGAAGCGAAGGATTTCTACTTCTACGAGCCCGAACCGGAAAAGATCGAAAAGACCAAGCCGGTGTTCAGCGTCGACATGAAAAGCAGCCTCGACCTGCTGGACGGTGTCTGGCTGCCGATCCCGTTCTTCCGCTTCATGCCACCGCACCGTTTCGACGAAGGCCCTAGCAACTGGTCGCGGATGCGCCTGGTCAAGCTGCCGGCCCCGGACATCGACGGCAACACCCACCGCCTGACCCTGGCCTTCGACAGTCGGGTCATGCCCAAGCGCGAAGGCACCGCCTACCTGGCGCCGAACGAGGAAGACATCAGCTCCGGTGTGTCCTTCAGGCTCGCCGGCCAGGCGCGCGAGCTGCGCTGGTTCCTGGCCCAGCCGTGGGTCAACGAATGGCTGCTGGAAGTGTTCAACGAGGGCAATACCCACCGCTCCCGCGAAGAACTGGATATCGACATCCGCGCCAATCACCACCTGGCCCACTACCTGAACGTGCTCAGCCTGCTGGACAAGCCGACGGCGGCGCAGCAGTCCGACAAACCGCCGAAGGTCGAGATCCCCGAGCTCAAGGTGGTCGCCAACGGCAGCAACGGCCTGGTCAAGCCGATTCCGGTGGACCTGGTGCTGGACGTCGGCAACTCGCGCACCTGCGGGATCCTGATCGAGAACCACGGTCAGGCCGGGTCCGGGCTCAAGCAGAACTACGTGCTGGAACTGCGCGACCTGATCACTCCCGAACACACCTATAACCAGCCGTTCGAAAGCCGCGTGGAGTTCTCCCAGGCCTACTTCGGCAAGGACCACTGTTCGGTCAAGAGCGGCCGGCACGATGCGTTCCAGTGGGCGACCATCGCCCGTGTCGGCAGCGAGGCCGGGCGCCTGGCCAGCCGCCGCCGGGGCACCGAGGGCTCCACCGGGCTGTCCAGCCCGAAACGCTATCTGTGGGACGAGAACGCCTACGGCCACGGCTGGCGTTTCAACTGCGCCTACGTCAAGACCGACAACGAGCCCTACGCCACCGCGGCGCCGTTCTCGCACCTGATCAACGAAACCGGCGAGGCGCTCTATGCCCTCGACGAAGACGACCGCCTGCCGGTGTTCATGCCGCGTTATTCGCGCAGCTCGCTGATGACCTTCATGCTGGCCGAGGTGCTGGCCCAGGCGCTGTCGCAGATCAACAGCCCGGCCCAGCGCTCGCGCCAGGGCCACACCCGGGTGCCGCGCCAGCTCAACAGCGTGACCCTGACCGTGCCGCCAGGCATGCCCCAGGCCGAACGCAGCATCCTCAACGAGCGCATGCTGCAGGCCATCGGCCTGGTGTGGAAAAGCCTGGGCTGGCACGCCGGCGAAGAAGACCCGCACCAGGATGAAAGCCACAAGGCACGCACGCCGATCCCAAGCATCCGCGTGGAATGGGACGAGGCTTCCTGTGGCCAATTGGTGTACCTGTACACCGAGGTCAATGAGAACTTCGCCGGGCACCCGGAAGAGTTCTTCGACACCATCGCCCGCCCGGACAAGACCGATCGCGAGCGCATCACCCTGGCGACCATCGACATCGGCGGTGGCACCACCGACCTGGTGATCACCGATTACCGCCTCGACCGCGCCGGCAACATGGGCAGCGGCAGCAACGTGCACATCGTGCCAGAGCAGCGTTTTCGCGATGGTTTCAAGGTCGCCGGCGACGACATCCTGCTCGACGTGATCCAGGACTTCATCCTGCCCAGCTTCGAAAAAGCCCTGCGCAACGCCGGCGTGCATGCTCCCGACTCGTTGATGTCGCGCCTGTGCGGCGGCGAGACGGTCAGCGTGCAGGATGAGATCCTGCGCCAGCAGCTCAACCTGCAGGTCTTCGTCCCCCTGGGCCTGGCGCTGCTCAAGGCCTACGAACACTACGACCCACAGGACCAGGCGGACGTGGTCATCCACAGCTATCGCGACCTGCTGGGCGACAACGCCATCGGCCAGACCGTGCTCGACTACGTCAACAGCGCAGTGCGGCGCGAGGTCGGCGGGCAGAGCACCTTCGACCTGTACCAGGCATCGATCGGCTTCGACCTGCAGCGCCTGCACGGCGCTTTCCTCAACGACCAGATCAACATCAGCAAGATTCTCGGCGCGCTTTGCGAGGTGGTGGCCCACTACCCGTGCGACGTGTTGCTGCTGACGGGCCGGCCGTCGCGCCTGCCCGGCGTCCTGGCCTATATCCGCAAGGTCCTGCCGCTGCCACCGGGGCGGATCCTGGCGCTGCAGAACTACCGCACCGGCGGCTGGTACCCGTTCCACAAGAACGGCCGCATCGACGACCCGAAAAGCACCGCCTCGGTCGGCGCCATGCTCTGCCTGCTGTGCGCCAATCACAGCATGCCGAACTTCTATTTCCGCTCTTCGGCGCTCAAGCCGTACTCGACGGTCAAACACATTGGCATCATCGATCAGAACAACGTGATCAAGGATGCCGATGTGCTGTATCGCGACATCCAGTCAGAAGACAACAAGATCAAGCTGCCGGTGATCGGCACCGGGGACGAGGCCGACACGCCGCAGCTGGAAATGCGCGGCGACCTGCGCCTGGGCTTCCGCCAGCTGGCCGCCGAACGCTGGGCCGCATCGCCGCTCTACACCCTGAGCTTCACCCCCGCCGGCCGCGACAAGTTTTCCCGCGCCATCGGCGAGAACGGCGAAGCGCCGCTGCTCAAGGTGCGCTTCGAGGTCAAGGGGCCGGACAAGCACACACGCAAGCACGGCCTGGTCAGCGACCGGCTCTCGGTCAGCGGCATCGAATCCAACAGCAACAACGTCAGCTTCAACCCGCGCAGCGACCTCAAGCTGGAGCTCAACACTCTGCTTGATGCCAGCCTGAGCGAGACCAAGTACTGGCTCGACAGTGGAAGTGTGAAACGCAAATGA
- a CDS encoding putative virulence factor → MNDLTPEQTQLSTSWAAVYEGAGQALEWIGQTRGNAPRLDGEADNLNLRLHRARNLAHSLGRVACTPMTIGFFGLSQAGKSYLISALAAGRNGKLETDFGGKRLDFIEHINPVGGGKEATGLVTRFSRRAKPSDDPQFPVELKLFNEIELAKILANSWFKDFDLERISYEIDEERIQRVLKPFEGRETGPVQPGVSSDDLVSLWDYLRDNFRNSVKKLEHLYWPKALQLAPRLNFQERAELFSILWGEQRELVRAYQQLAGALHTLGLAETVFAPLHALVRFENDAYSQRDSIMNVDILERFGSPQDLPIEVRPRLAGSLRNSQGIPVAQLAALTAEMTFRLIEPPSDEIVDQVDLLDFPGYRGRKKLHDIASSSDPESSTRDNSVSQLILRGKVAYLFERYTDNQEMNALVVCTSSTKQSDVNDVGPVLTRWIEKTQGGDAATRAKRETGLIWALTMLDLRVGSSLKLTPAQYDESWDGMVKLTMLERFGSLPWMNDWAGTPFQNTFLVRKPRMDAAFIKQDGSGAETGINPDYQARLDELGQSFASNALVRKHIKEPGQAWQAMLKTDDGGISHFSGSFAGVAHTGFKLQRIREQLDECIESLTVHGLSTWYHADGDGAAAAKKAQAQMILSQLGRRPAVLGELIDHLGVPSEEIRDLYLSGVYDSDEAEAASDEPAAPAASPSLYGDEGGFDFGDLGDDLGPDSSPASPAAATQAPEAQGNEHRFAKAAFTAWIAHLRDLPSRQSLLTLLGLEKPLVEAVVDELVTAGYRQDLPGQLSRAVLKRAQSGARRDQLVERQVLEVQRVLRDFVSWFGYIQKPIGERPNSRAGAKAPLFSFYTDVGPGQVPVLPAQPANQAQLFLGDWLSGLAYITLDNAGHGAGREITPEQNEKLGRVLTAFTAR, encoded by the coding sequence ATGAACGACCTGACCCCCGAACAGACTCAGCTCTCGACCAGTTGGGCCGCGGTTTATGAAGGTGCCGGTCAGGCGCTGGAATGGATCGGCCAGACCCGCGGCAACGCTCCTCGGCTGGACGGCGAAGCCGACAACCTGAACCTGCGTCTGCACCGCGCGCGCAACCTGGCGCACAGCCTCGGGCGCGTCGCGTGCACGCCGATGACCATCGGCTTCTTCGGCCTGTCCCAGGCCGGCAAGTCGTACCTGATCTCGGCCCTGGCGGCGGGCCGGAACGGCAAGCTGGAGACCGATTTCGGCGGCAAGCGCCTGGACTTCATCGAGCACATCAACCCGGTGGGCGGCGGCAAGGAAGCCACCGGCCTGGTCACGCGCTTCAGCCGCCGGGCCAAGCCCAGCGACGACCCGCAGTTTCCGGTGGAGCTCAAACTGTTCAACGAGATCGAGCTGGCAAAGATCCTCGCCAACTCCTGGTTCAAGGATTTCGACCTGGAGCGGATCTCCTACGAGATCGACGAAGAACGCATCCAGCGTGTGCTCAAGCCGTTCGAAGGGCGGGAAACCGGCCCTGTGCAACCCGGGGTCAGCTCCGACGACCTGGTGTCGTTGTGGGACTACCTGCGGGACAACTTCCGCAACTCGGTGAAGAAGCTCGAGCACCTGTACTGGCCCAAGGCCCTGCAACTGGCGCCGCGCCTGAACTTCCAGGAGCGCGCCGAACTGTTCTCGATTCTCTGGGGCGAGCAACGGGAACTGGTCCGCGCCTATCAGCAGCTGGCCGGGGCGCTGCACACCCTGGGCCTGGCGGAAACCGTGTTCGCCCCGCTGCACGCCCTGGTGCGTTTTGAAAACGACGCCTACAGCCAGCGCGACAGCATCATGAACGTCGATATCCTCGAACGCTTCGGCAGCCCGCAAGACCTGCCCATCGAGGTCCGCCCACGCCTGGCCGGCAGCCTGCGCAACAGCCAGGGCATCCCCGTGGCGCAACTGGCGGCGTTGACCGCGGAAATGACCTTCCGCCTGATCGAGCCGCCCAGCGACGAGATCGTCGACCAGGTCGACCTGCTGGACTTCCCCGGCTACCGCGGGCGCAAGAAGCTCCATGACATCGCCAGCTCCAGCGACCCGGAGTCCAGCACCCGGGACAATTCCGTTTCCCAGCTGATCCTGCGGGGCAAGGTCGCCTATCTGTTCGAGCGCTACACCGACAACCAGGAAATGAACGCCCTGGTGGTCTGCACCAGCTCGACCAAGCAAAGCGACGTCAACGACGTGGGGCCGGTACTGACCCGCTGGATCGAGAAGACCCAGGGCGGCGACGCGGCAACCCGGGCCAAGCGCGAAACCGGCTTGATCTGGGCGCTGACCATGCTCGACCTGCGGGTCGGCTCCTCGCTCAAGCTGACCCCGGCGCAGTACGACGAAAGCTGGGACGGGATGGTCAAGCTGACCATGCTCGAACGCTTCGGCAGCCTGCCGTGGATGAACGACTGGGCCGGGACTCCGTTCCAGAACACCTTCCTGGTACGCAAGCCGCGCATGGACGCGGCCTTCATCAAGCAAGACGGCTCAGGGGCGGAAACCGGGATCAACCCGGATTATCAGGCGCGCCTCGACGAACTGGGGCAGAGCTTCGCCAGCAACGCCCTGGTGCGCAAGCACATCAAGGAGCCGGGCCAGGCCTGGCAGGCCATGCTCAAGACCGACGACGGCGGCATCAGCCATTTCAGCGGCAGCTTCGCCGGCGTCGCCCATACCGGCTTCAAGCTGCAACGGATTCGTGAGCAGCTGGACGAGTGCATAGAGAGCCTGACCGTCCATGGCCTGAGCACCTGGTACCACGCCGATGGCGATGGCGCCGCGGCAGCCAAGAAGGCCCAGGCGCAGATGATCCTCAGCCAGCTGGGACGGCGCCCGGCCGTGCTCGGCGAGCTGATCGACCACCTGGGCGTGCCCAGCGAAGAGATCCGCGACCTCTACCTCAGCGGCGTCTACGACAGTGACGAGGCCGAAGCGGCCAGCGACGAACCGGCCGCCCCGGCAGCGAGCCCGAGCCTGTATGGCGACGAAGGCGGCTTCGATTTCGGCGACCTGGGCGACGACCTGGGCCCGGACAGCAGCCCGGCCAGCCCCGCGGCCGCCACCCAGGCGCCGGAAGCGCAAGGCAACGAACATCGCTTCGCCAAGGCCGCTTTCACCGCCTGGATTGCCCACCTGCGCGACCTGCCGAGCCGCCAGAGCCTGCTGACGCTGTTGGGGCTGGAAAAACCGCTGGTCGAAGCCGTGGTCGACGAGCTGGTCACCGCCGGCTACCGCCAGGACCTGCCCGGCCAACTGAGCCGGGCCGTGCTCAAGCGGGCCCAGAGCGGCGCCCGCCGCGACCAGCTGGTGGAGCGCCAGGTGCTGGAAGTGCAGCGGGTGCTGCGCGACTTCGTGTCCTGGTTCGGCTACATCCAGAAGCCGATCGGCGAACGGCCCAACAGCCGCGCGGGCGCCAAGGCGCCGCTGTTCTCCTTCTACACCGACGTGGGGCCGGGCCAGGTACCGGTGCTGCCGGCGCAACCAGCGAACCAGGCGCAGCTGTTCCTGGGCGACTGGCTCTCGGGCCTGGCCTACATCACCCTGGACAATGCCGGCCATGGCGCCGGCCGCGAAATCACCCCCGAACAGAACGAAAAGCTGGGCCGCGTGCTCACAGCCTTCACAGCGAGATAA